The following coding sequences lie in one Pectobacterium sp. A5351 genomic window:
- a CDS encoding PRD domain-containing protein gives MIKVKKALNNSMLLVDHEQQEMILLGKGIGFGAKPGSLIDVTHVEQVFIPLENLKSRHFLSLTDTIPAAFFDITHEIVTLAQSQYAEKLNSVLFFTLAEHLYFAVERSKTGNSFINKLSWEVKRYYQKEYAIGVQAKDRVSARFNVTLPDDEAVNIAFHLINAAGSAEIADAHQQVQLVNRLAEIVRYKLNKNIDVNAVDYLRFITHLRYFSERVIARKIAPRRTDDFYQELLKHYPEAMAISWAIRDYIQEKYQMALPKEELTWLTMHISRLADSQTP, from the coding sequence GTGATTAAAGTGAAAAAAGCGTTAAATAACAGCATGCTGTTAGTCGATCATGAACAGCAGGAGATGATCCTGTTGGGTAAAGGGATCGGGTTTGGTGCCAAACCCGGTTCGTTGATTGATGTGACGCATGTTGAGCAGGTTTTCATTCCACTGGAAAACCTGAAATCACGGCATTTTCTTTCATTGACCGACACGATTCCTGCGGCTTTTTTTGACATCACTCATGAGATCGTCACGCTGGCGCAAAGCCAGTACGCCGAAAAGCTGAATTCGGTGCTGTTCTTTACGCTGGCGGAACATCTCTATTTCGCGGTTGAACGTAGCAAAACGGGCAACTCTTTCATCAACAAGCTCAGTTGGGAAGTCAAACGCTATTACCAAAAAGAGTACGCCATCGGCGTGCAGGCGAAAGATCGCGTGTCGGCACGTTTTAACGTCACGCTGCCTGATGACGAGGCCGTCAATATCGCGTTCCACCTCATTAATGCCGCCGGTAGCGCCGAAATCGCCGATGCCCACCAGCAGGTTCAGTTGGTGAACCGTCTGGCGGAAATTGTCCGCTACAAATTAAACAAGAATATTGATGTCAACGCCGTCGATTATCTCCGTTTTATCACCCATCTGCGGTATTTCTCCGAACGGGTGATTGCCCGCAAAATCGCCCCAAGGCGCACGGACGATTTCTATCAGGAACTGCTGAAACACTACCCTGAAGCGATGGCAATTTCCTGGGCCATCAGAGATTACATTCAGGAAAAATACCAGATGGCCTTGCCGAAAGAAGAACTTACCTGGCTGACCATGCATATCAGCAGGCTGGCCGACAGCCAGACGCCATAG
- the iolE gene encoding myo-inosose-2 dehydratase gives MTVQLGINPLTWTNDDLPSLGAETPLETCLSEGRQAGFVGFELGNKFPRQASVLGPILQAHDLRLVSGWYSGELLTRSVEEEIEAVQGHLALLRDLGATVLVFAEVTGAIHGDQQKPVHLRPRFPEERWPEYGKKLTEFARYTQSQGVQIAYHHHMGTVIESAQDVDNLMEHTGPEVGLLLDTGHFTFAGADPVAVAKRWISRINHVHCKDIRPDVLKDVKNRKTSFLDAVLSGVFTVPGDGCVDYPAVFSILKAHNYSGWLVVEAEQDPAVAHPLTYATLGYNNLQRFAQQAELI, from the coding sequence ATGACCGTTCAACTTGGTATTAATCCACTCACCTGGACCAATGACGATCTGCCTTCTCTGGGCGCGGAAACGCCGCTGGAAACCTGCCTGAGTGAAGGGCGGCAGGCCGGCTTCGTCGGTTTTGAATTAGGCAACAAATTCCCGCGTCAGGCCAGCGTGCTGGGGCCTATTCTGCAAGCGCACGATCTGCGCTTAGTCTCCGGCTGGTATTCCGGCGAACTGCTCACCCGTTCAGTGGAAGAAGAGATTGAAGCCGTGCAGGGGCATCTGGCGTTGCTGCGTGACCTCGGCGCGACGGTGCTGGTGTTTGCCGAAGTGACGGGGGCGATTCACGGCGACCAACAGAAACCGGTCCATCTGCGTCCGCGTTTCCCGGAAGAGCGCTGGCCGGAATACGGCAAAAAGCTGACCGAGTTTGCGCGCTACACGCAAAGTCAGGGTGTGCAGATTGCCTATCATCACCATATGGGGACGGTGATTGAAAGTGCGCAGGATGTGGATAATCTGATGGAACATACCGGGCCGGAAGTCGGGCTGTTGCTGGATACCGGACACTTTACGTTCGCGGGTGCCGATCCGGTGGCGGTGGCGAAACGCTGGATTAGCCGCATCAATCACGTTCATTGCAAAGATATTCGTCCCGATGTGCTGAAAGACGTGAAAAACCGCAAGACCAGTTTTCTGGACGCGGTGCTGAGCGGCGTCTTTACCGTGCCGGGCGATGGCTGTGTCGACTATCCGGCAGTGTTCAGCATCCTGAAAGCCCATAATTACAGCGGCTGGCTGGTGGTCGAAGCGGAACAAGATCCGGCTGTCGCGCATCCGCTGACGTATGCGACGCTGGGCTACAATAACTTGCAGCGTTTCGCCCAGCAGGCGGAATTGATCTGA
- a CDS encoding ABC transporter permease: protein MDSINKTSSSTMRGALRRPRLFFSPLRIAAVVIALGVLAPLVSLLWLAAGAGVSHWDHLMRYVLPDAALNTLILLLGVGALVMVIGAGCAWLVTAFDFPGRQFVSWALLLPLAMPTYIVAFAWLDLLHPIGPIQEAIRSVLGYDSPRQFRLPDLRSMTGAILLLGLVLYPYVYLTMRAMFISQPAHLLEAARTLGLSATGTFLHVALPMARPALAVGTSLALLETLNDIGASEFLGVNTLTVTVYTTWVTRSDLPAAAQIACTMLTVVILLLTLEYYGRKNQRYGTSRQMRGIVPAPLKGGRAWLATCATVLPILLGFIAPALFLTWESAKRLGDSVTISAGLIQSLQNSLLLAVGVTLVVTFVSLIIAWYARHSAITDRSPERRRTLLRIASLGYAVPGTVLAIGLMTPGMATDNFLAGLMGYKGLPLLSAGILLVICCAIRFMAIGIGALDAGLTRIPPVMEQASRLLGESEFVTFFRVHLPLLRPALVTSALLVFADAMKELPATLLLRPVNFETLATVLYAEAARGTYEEGAIAALLIVMAGTLPVVLLARSQLKNASGETMKIMRKSQGV from the coding sequence TTGGATTCGATCAATAAGACAAGTTCGTCAACGATGCGCGGCGCCCTCAGGCGGCCGCGCCTCTTTTTTTCCCCACTTCGCATCGCTGCCGTTGTCATTGCGCTCGGCGTACTGGCCCCGCTGGTTTCCCTGCTTTGGCTAGCCGCTGGCGCAGGTGTCAGCCATTGGGATCATCTGATGCGCTACGTGCTGCCCGATGCCGCGCTCAATACGTTGATTCTCCTGCTCGGCGTCGGCGCGCTCGTCATGGTAATTGGCGCAGGCTGCGCCTGGCTAGTGACCGCATTTGATTTCCCCGGCAGGCAGTTCGTTAGCTGGGCGCTGTTGCTGCCGCTGGCGATGCCCACCTACATTGTCGCGTTTGCCTGGCTCGATCTGCTGCATCCCATTGGGCCGATTCAGGAAGCGATCCGCAGTGTGCTGGGCTACGACAGCCCGCGTCAGTTCCGCCTGCCGGATCTGCGCTCCATGACGGGCGCGATTTTGCTGCTCGGTTTGGTGCTCTACCCGTACGTTTATCTGACCATGCGCGCGATGTTTATCAGCCAGCCGGCACACTTGCTGGAAGCCGCTCGTACGCTGGGCTTAAGCGCAACGGGAACCTTTTTGCACGTTGCCCTGCCGATGGCGCGCCCTGCGCTGGCCGTTGGCACCAGTCTGGCCTTGCTAGAAACGCTGAATGATATTGGTGCCTCCGAGTTCCTTGGGGTGAATACACTAACCGTGACGGTTTACACTACCTGGGTCACCCGTTCGGATTTACCAGCAGCGGCACAAATTGCCTGCACCATGCTGACGGTGGTCATCCTGCTGCTGACGCTGGAATATTACGGTCGGAAAAATCAGCGCTATGGCACCAGCCGACAGATGCGCGGCATCGTGCCCGCGCCGTTGAAAGGGGGGCGCGCCTGGCTGGCAACCTGCGCGACGGTATTACCGATCCTACTTGGCTTCATCGCCCCTGCCCTCTTTCTGACCTGGGAAAGCGCCAAACGGCTGGGCGATAGCGTGACGATCTCCGCCGGACTGATACAGTCGTTACAGAACTCGCTCCTGCTGGCCGTTGGCGTCACGCTGGTCGTGACGTTCGTCAGCCTGATTATTGCGTGGTATGCCCGTCATTCGGCCATTACCGACCGATCACCGGAACGTCGCCGCACCCTACTGAGAATCGCGTCGCTGGGCTATGCTGTGCCCGGTACGGTGCTGGCGATTGGCCTGATGACACCCGGCATGGCAACGGATAATTTCCTCGCTGGATTGATGGGCTATAAGGGATTGCCGCTGCTTTCCGCGGGTATCCTGCTGGTTATCTGCTGCGCGATTCGCTTTATGGCGATTGGCATTGGCGCGCTTGATGCCGGGCTGACACGCATTCCTCCCGTGATGGAGCAGGCGTCGAGACTGCTGGGCGAAAGTGAATTTGTCACGTTTTTCCGCGTACACCTTCCCCTACTGCGCCCGGCGCTGGTGACCAGTGCGCTGCTGGTGTTTGCCGACGCGATGAAAGAACTCCCCGCCACACTGCTGCTGCGACCAGTCAATTTCGAGACGCTGGCGACCGTGCTCTATGCCGAAGCCGCCAGAGGCACCTATGAAGAAGGCGCGATTGCCGCACTGCTGATTGTCATGGCCGGCACGCTTCCCGTCGTGCTGCTGGCACGCAGCCAGTTAAAAAACGCCAGTGGAGAAACAATGAAAATCATGAGGAAGAGTCAAGGTGTCTGA
- a CDS encoding type II toxin-antitoxin system RelE/ParE family toxin, which produces MDYRVVFAPEAEEQLAALYRYIAKVASPKTALSYTESIVSYCESLELFPERGNQRSDILPGLRVTNHRKRTLIAFMVEKEKKAVTVLGIWHGGQDYESDLLSDKTD; this is translated from the coding sequence ATGGATTACAGGGTCGTATTCGCACCGGAAGCGGAAGAACAACTGGCAGCACTGTACCGCTACATAGCGAAAGTTGCCTCGCCCAAAACCGCACTCAGCTATACCGAAAGCATTGTCAGTTATTGCGAATCGCTTGAGTTATTCCCTGAAAGAGGAAACCAACGCAGCGATATCTTACCAGGGCTTCGTGTTACCAATCATCGTAAAAGAACACTCATTGCTTTTATGGTGGAAAAAGAGAAAAAAGCGGTAACGGTTCTGGGCATTTGGCATGGCGGTCAGGATTATGAAAGCGACCTGCTGTCAGATAAAACTGATTAA
- a CDS encoding type II toxin-antitoxin system ParD family antitoxin, with protein MRTTQQMSITLPNEMAAQVKARVASGEYASESEVIREGLRALIARDNAVESWLQEQVVPAWNALQRGETESLSSSDIRNRLKAEFRKMTGEE; from the coding sequence ATGAGAACAACACAACAGATGAGTATAACGCTACCGAATGAAATGGCTGCTCAGGTGAAAGCCCGAGTTGCCAGCGGTGAATACGCGTCAGAAAGTGAGGTTATTCGGGAAGGACTTCGAGCGCTGATTGCACGCGATAATGCAGTAGAGAGTTGGCTGCAAGAACAAGTCGTTCCCGCCTGGAACGCGCTGCAACGCGGTGAAACAGAAAGCCTCAGCAGTAGCGACATTAGAAACAGATTAAAAGCCGAGTTCAGGAAGATGACCGGAGAAGAGTAA
- a CDS encoding ABC transporter ATP-binding protein: MSEATLVLNNVHVAYGHKHDIHHVLNGFSMQVAAGELACLLGASGCGKTTALRAIAGFEHLTQGTIHVGGRCVAGPDVHLPPEQRNVGMVFQDYALFPHLTAAQNIAFGLRKQPQDLQQSRVHAMLELVDLAALAQRYPHEMSGGQQQRIALARALAPQPAVLLLDEPLSSLDPDSRKRLGQEVRDILRDAGQTALLVTHSEQEAELMASHIGYLKEGKLDTISMNRDG; encoded by the coding sequence GTGTCTGAGGCTACACTCGTTCTGAATAATGTCCACGTCGCCTACGGGCACAAGCATGATATTCATCACGTGCTGAACGGTTTTTCCATGCAGGTTGCCGCCGGTGAACTGGCCTGCCTGCTGGGTGCATCAGGATGCGGTAAAACCACGGCGTTACGCGCAATTGCCGGTTTTGAGCACCTGACTCAGGGAACGATTCACGTCGGCGGACGCTGCGTAGCCGGCCCCGACGTGCATCTGCCGCCGGAACAGCGCAACGTCGGCATGGTGTTTCAGGACTATGCGCTGTTTCCCCACCTGACCGCCGCGCAGAATATTGCCTTTGGCCTGAGAAAACAGCCGCAAGATCTACAGCAATCACGCGTCCACGCCATGCTGGAACTGGTCGATCTGGCCGCGCTGGCGCAGCGCTACCCGCATGAGATGTCCGGCGGGCAACAGCAGCGTATCGCGCTTGCGCGGGCATTGGCCCCGCAGCCTGCCGTGCTACTGCTCGACGAACCGCTATCCAGCCTCGACCCCGACAGCCGCAAACGACTGGGGCAAGAAGTGCGCGACATCCTGCGCGACGCCGGACAAACCGCGCTTCTGGTCACACACAGTGAACAGGAAGCCGAATTGATGGCCAGCCATATTGGCTATTTGAAAGAAGGTAAGCTCGATACTATTTCGATGAACCGAGACGGTTGA
- a CDS encoding glycoside hydrolase family 1 protein, with translation MDKNITFPEHFLWGGAIAANQAEGAWNEDGKGPSVADAITWKPNLDLKNYHAHMALTDDNIADALNGKNDAFYPKRRGIDFYHRYKSDLALFAEMGFKVLRVSIAWSRIFPTGEDREPNEAGLQFYDDLFREMRKHGIEPLVTLSHYEMPLALSEKYNGWVHRNVLDAFVRFSNVCFDRYKDLVCYWLTFNEIDSIHRHPFTTAGIREEKSAPGQAKQDIYQGLHHQFVASAIVTRDCHEKIPGSQVGCMLTKLTTYPHSCRPEDVEAALKKNLENYFYADVQVFGEYPPLIKRDLERRGIHITMQPNDLAILKQHTVDFVSFSYYMSLTESTQPDAERIPGNTVLGVKNPYLPASDWGWQIDPVGLKISLLELYDRYQKPLFIVENGLGAKDVVENGKIHDPYRVDYFRSHFEQMREAIGEGVELMGFTSWGAIDIISAGTSQMSKRYGFIYVDQDDEGHGSLARLKKDSFYWYQKVIATNGTDLS, from the coding sequence ATGGATAAAAACATCACATTCCCGGAACACTTTTTATGGGGCGGCGCGATTGCCGCGAATCAGGCCGAAGGCGCATGGAATGAAGACGGCAAGGGGCCGTCGGTCGCGGACGCCATTACCTGGAAACCGAATCTCGATTTGAAGAATTACCATGCCCATATGGCGCTGACGGACGACAACATCGCCGATGCGCTGAACGGCAAAAACGATGCTTTCTACCCCAAACGGCGCGGCATCGATTTCTATCACCGCTACAAAAGCGATCTGGCACTGTTTGCCGAAATGGGCTTCAAGGTGCTACGCGTCTCCATTGCCTGGTCACGCATCTTTCCAACCGGAGAAGACCGTGAGCCGAATGAAGCAGGCTTACAGTTTTACGACGATCTGTTCCGCGAAATGCGCAAGCACGGTATCGAACCGCTGGTGACGCTTTCACACTACGAAATGCCGCTGGCGCTGAGTGAAAAATACAATGGCTGGGTGCACCGCAACGTGCTGGATGCCTTCGTACGCTTTAGCAATGTTTGCTTCGATCGCTATAAGGATCTGGTGTGCTACTGGCTGACCTTTAACGAGATCGACAGTATCCATCGCCATCCGTTTACCACGGCAGGGATCCGTGAAGAGAAAAGCGCCCCGGGACAGGCCAAGCAGGATATTTATCAGGGGCTGCACCACCAGTTTGTTGCTTCGGCCATTGTCACCCGCGACTGCCACGAAAAAATCCCAGGCAGCCAGGTCGGCTGCATGCTGACCAAACTGACGACCTACCCGCACTCCTGCCGCCCGGAAGACGTTGAAGCCGCGCTGAAAAAGAACCTCGAAAACTACTTTTATGCCGATGTACAGGTGTTCGGTGAATATCCGCCGCTCATCAAGCGCGACCTTGAGCGACGCGGTATCCACATCACCATGCAACCCAACGATTTGGCTATTCTCAAGCAGCACACCGTGGATTTTGTGTCGTTCAGTTATTACATGTCGCTCACCGAATCCACACAGCCAGACGCCGAGAGAATACCGGGGAATACCGTTCTGGGTGTGAAAAACCCGTATCTGCCGGCCTCGGATTGGGGATGGCAGATCGACCCAGTTGGGCTGAAAATCTCCCTGCTGGAGCTTTACGACCGCTACCAGAAGCCGCTGTTTATTGTCGAAAATGGGCTGGGTGCGAAAGACGTTGTCGAGAACGGGAAAATCCACGATCCTTACCGCGTTGACTACTTCCGTTCACATTTCGAGCAAATGCGTGAAGCGATTGGTGAAGGCGTTGAACTGATGGGGTTCACCAGTTGGGGAGCGATTGACATCATCAGCGCGGGCACCTCACAGATGTCCAAACGCTATGGCTTTATCTATGTCGATCAGGATGACGAAGGCCACGGCTCTCTGGCGCGCCTGAAAAAGGATTCGTTCTACTGGTATCAGAAAGTCATTGCGACGAATGGCACCGACCTCTCCTGA
- the iolB gene encoding 5-deoxy-glucuronate isomerase: MSRLLSRHRAPDEHGRTQHITPETAGWRYVGFEVYQLAPEQVLSLPASDNERCLVLVSGKATVVTPSERFEQIGDRMSPFERRKPYAVYVTAGEAVTVTAHTALELAVCAAPGFGTHPTRLIAPQDIDAEQRGAGNNQRYVHNILPENNAADSLLVVEVYTDEGCTSSYPSHKHDVDNPPQETYLEETYYHRLNPGQGFCLQRVYTDDRSLDECMAVYDKDVVQVPRGYHPVATIAGYDSYYLNVMAGPTRQWRFTWEADHQWINSPDYADKHRQGKV, translated from the coding sequence ATGTCCCGACTGTTATCACGCCATCGCGCCCCTGACGAACATGGCCGTACGCAGCACATCACGCCGGAAACGGCGGGCTGGCGATACGTGGGGTTCGAGGTATATCAACTGGCACCGGAACAGGTGCTATCACTACCTGCCAGCGATAACGAACGCTGTCTGGTGCTGGTGAGCGGCAAAGCGACGGTTGTCACGCCGAGTGAGCGCTTCGAGCAAATTGGCGACAGAATGAGCCCGTTTGAGCGCAGAAAGCCTTATGCGGTTTATGTCACGGCGGGAGAGGCGGTGACGGTCACGGCGCACACGGCGCTGGAGCTGGCCGTTTGTGCCGCACCGGGGTTTGGCACGCATCCAACCCGGCTGATCGCTCCGCAGGATATCGACGCCGAACAGCGTGGTGCCGGCAATAATCAGCGCTATGTGCATAATATTTTGCCGGAGAACAACGCGGCAGACAGCCTGCTGGTGGTCGAAGTGTACACTGATGAAGGCTGTACCAGCTCCTATCCCAGCCACAAGCACGATGTCGATAATCCGCCGCAGGAAACCTATCTGGAAGAAACTTACTATCATCGTTTGAATCCAGGGCAGGGGTTCTGCCTGCAACGTGTCTATACCGATGACCGTTCATTAGATGAATGCATGGCGGTCTACGATAAAGACGTGGTGCAGGTGCCGCGTGGCTACCACCCGGTCGCCACCATCGCAGGCTATGACAGCTATTATCTGAATGTGATGGCAGGCCCGACGCGCCAGTGGCGTTTCACCTGGGAAGCGGATCACCAATGGATCAACAGCCCCGACTATGCGGATAAACACCGACAGGGCAAGGTGTAG
- a CDS encoding Fe(3+) ABC transporter substrate-binding protein, with amino-acid sequence MSKTLSVLCKKARLLTLASSLMVAYALPAAADDSLTLYTTREPGLIQPLLDAFTKETSVKVNTVFIKDGMLERVKAEGQNSPADLLMTVDAGNLIDLVEAGVTQPIQSSTLTEVIPAALRDKDNQWFGLSMRSRVLYAEKSLPLTSITYENLADPKWKGKVCIRAGQHPYNTALVAAMIAHHGEAKTETWLRGVKDNLARKATGGDRDVARDILGGICDVGLANSYYVGHMKNAKEGTDARKWGDAIKVVQPTFENGGTHVNITGAAVARHAPHKEQAVKLMEYLVSAPAQQLYAQANYEYPVRKGVTLDSTIGSTIGEVNVDSIPLTDIVKFRKQASQLVDKVGFDQ; translated from the coding sequence ATGTCAAAAACGCTGTCTGTTCTGTGCAAAAAAGCGCGCCTGCTGACGCTGGCTTCATCGCTGATGGTGGCTTATGCTCTGCCTGCCGCCGCAGATGATTCTCTGACTCTCTACACCACGCGTGAACCCGGCCTGATTCAGCCGCTGCTGGATGCGTTCACCAAAGAGACGTCGGTTAAAGTTAATACCGTGTTCATCAAGGATGGCATGCTGGAACGCGTGAAGGCGGAAGGCCAAAACTCACCGGCTGACCTGTTGATGACCGTTGATGCGGGTAACCTGATCGATCTGGTCGAAGCGGGTGTCACCCAGCCGATTCAGTCCAGCACGCTAACCGAGGTCATCCCGGCTGCGCTGCGCGATAAAGACAACCAGTGGTTTGGCCTGTCGATGCGTTCACGCGTGCTCTACGCGGAAAAATCACTGCCGCTGACCAGTATTACTTACGAAAATCTGGCCGATCCGAAATGGAAAGGCAAAGTGTGTATCCGTGCGGGTCAACATCCCTACAACACTGCGCTGGTCGCTGCGATGATTGCACATCATGGCGAAGCCAAAACCGAAACCTGGCTGCGCGGCGTGAAAGACAACCTGGCGCGTAAAGCCACCGGCGGCGACCGCGACGTCGCACGCGATATCCTCGGCGGTATCTGTGATGTGGGTCTGGCAAACTCCTACTACGTTGGCCACATGAAGAACGCCAAAGAAGGCACCGATGCCCGTAAATGGGGCGATGCCATTAAAGTTGTGCAGCCGACCTTTGAAAATGGCGGCACACACGTCAATATCACTGGCGCAGCCGTTGCACGCCATGCTCCGCATAAAGAGCAAGCAGTGAAACTGATGGAATATCTGGTTTCCGCGCCAGCCCAACAGCTCTACGCACAGGCGAACTATGAGTACCCGGTTCGCAAAGGTGTCACGCTGGATTCCACCATCGGCAGCACCATTGGTGAAGTTAATGTGGATAGCATTCCGCTGACTGACATCGTTAAATTCCGCAAACAGGCCAGTCAGTTGGTAGATAAAGTTGGATTCGATCAATAA
- a CDS encoding beta-glucoside-specific PTS transporter subunit IIABC, translating to MSHTAADNNATAYATTAEKIITLVGGIDNIEHIEHCSTRLRFSLYDNSQVNQRELENVPGVLGVRVNVQCQVIIGSEVMQVYDAVQNLAAGRKETGRAVPAKTNRTAFVIDFIISVFQPLVPAIAGGGVLKSLLLLLDLLGWLTKDSSTYKVLDNIGSAPLYFLPILVGITTAMKLKVNVLVAVSAVSVMVLPAMSKQLAEGAEFLSLDLKNVAYASQVFPAILCVIFYAQTEKIFNRYSPSALRIFLSPMLSLLVTVPVTLLVLGPLGYELGAGLASVILWLYSKLGFVATGLLAAALPFMVASGMHKPMLPYAVSSMSQFGKEMLYLPASLAHNIAESGACIAIALKSKDKTLKSTALSAGISALFGITEPALYGITLLNKKALYSVLAGSLVGGAFIGWMAIEAFALVGPGLASISMFVSPENSWNIVYAIAGAALSFAIAFLSALFLWREEKPVAAVEAEEAHHAIVEYPFASPIEGKVIPLESVNDEIFSKRIMGDGIAIIPEKGVLYAPANGTIENVFETGHAVSMLTDSGAELIFHIGIDTIKLNGQGFQPKVMAGQQVNAGDVLVEFDLDSLIAAGYDPVVMMVITNSERFRVIPEATDALIHPHTIIMTLKESV from the coding sequence AGATAATAACGCGACAGCCTATGCCACCACCGCGGAAAAAATCATCACATTAGTCGGTGGAATTGACAACATTGAGCACATTGAGCACTGTTCTACGCGGCTACGGTTTAGCCTTTATGACAATAGTCAGGTGAACCAGCGCGAGCTGGAAAACGTGCCGGGCGTGTTGGGCGTTCGGGTCAACGTGCAGTGTCAGGTGATCATCGGCAGCGAAGTGATGCAGGTGTACGACGCAGTGCAGAACCTCGCCGCAGGCCGCAAAGAAACGGGCCGCGCCGTGCCAGCAAAAACCAACCGCACGGCTTTTGTCATCGATTTTATCATCAGCGTATTTCAGCCGCTGGTTCCTGCCATTGCTGGCGGCGGTGTGCTCAAGTCACTGCTATTACTGCTGGACCTGCTCGGCTGGCTCACCAAAGACAGTTCAACCTACAAAGTGCTGGATAACATCGGTTCCGCACCGCTCTATTTCCTACCGATTCTGGTAGGGATCACCACCGCGATGAAGCTGAAAGTCAATGTGCTGGTCGCGGTTTCCGCCGTCTCGGTCATGGTGCTGCCTGCCATGTCTAAACAACTGGCGGAAGGCGCTGAATTTCTCTCTCTCGACCTGAAAAACGTCGCTTACGCCTCGCAGGTTTTTCCGGCGATTCTGTGCGTCATTTTCTATGCGCAAACCGAAAAGATCTTCAATCGCTACTCACCGAGCGCCCTGCGTATTTTCCTGTCACCGATGCTTTCGCTGCTGGTCACCGTTCCCGTCACGCTGCTGGTTCTGGGCCCATTGGGTTATGAACTCGGTGCGGGGCTGGCTAGCGTAATCCTCTGGCTGTACAGCAAACTGGGCTTTGTGGCGACAGGCTTACTCGCCGCTGCGCTGCCCTTCATGGTGGCGTCAGGAATGCATAAGCCAATGCTGCCCTATGCCGTGTCCTCCATGAGCCAGTTTGGTAAGGAAATGCTCTATCTGCCTGCGTCACTCGCGCATAACATTGCCGAATCAGGTGCCTGTATAGCGATCGCGCTCAAGAGCAAAGACAAAACGTTAAAATCGACGGCGCTTTCAGCTGGTATTTCCGCCCTGTTCGGCATCACCGAACCCGCGCTGTACGGGATTACGCTGCTGAATAAAAAAGCGCTCTACAGCGTGCTGGCAGGTAGTCTGGTCGGCGGCGCGTTTATCGGCTGGATGGCGATCGAAGCCTTCGCACTGGTTGGCCCCGGCCTGGCCAGTATCTCCATGTTTGTTTCGCCGGAAAATAGCTGGAACATCGTCTATGCCATCGCCGGTGCGGCGCTCTCTTTTGCTATCGCTTTTCTCTCCGCCCTGTTCCTCTGGCGGGAAGAAAAACCCGTCGCGGCGGTAGAGGCAGAAGAAGCCCATCACGCTATCGTTGAATACCCGTTCGCCAGCCCGATTGAAGGAAAAGTCATCCCGCTGGAAAGTGTAAACGATGAAATCTTCTCCAAACGTATCATGGGTGACGGCATTGCCATCATCCCCGAGAAAGGCGTGCTCTACGCTCCAGCGAACGGCACGATTGAAAACGTGTTTGAAACGGGTCATGCGGTCAGCATGCTCACCGACAGCGGTGCCGAACTGATTTTCCATATCGGCATCGATACCATCAAACTCAATGGTCAAGGCTTTCAGCCAAAAGTCATGGCTGGCCAACAGGTTAATGCTGGCGACGTCCTCGTTGAATTTGACCTCGATAGCCTCATCGCCGCGGGTTACGATCCCGTCGTCATGATGGTTATCACCAACAGCGAGCGCTTTCGCGTGATACCGGAAGCCACTGACGCCCTCATCCATCCCCACACCATCATCATGACCTTAAAGGAGTCTGTGTAA